A single Pararhizobium sp. A13 DNA region contains:
- a CDS encoding LacI family DNA-binding transcriptional regulator: MKPTFQNIARLAGVGTATVERVLNGRGGVRPVLVEKVTAAARALDYPKRLPDLHRGIVRIDVLLMRPETTFYSRLAKAFGRIAALLDSTIAVHRTFLDEHDPRGIAAWIARPEGNRAGLIVAAPDQPEVRAALHSVEAEGVPIIQIVTRAESVEASYVGIDNYAAGRSAGLFTSRMQSRNGTVVALCHSQIYQVHRDRIRGFSDYFSEHPRDGIEFAAVLFGQDEAIRSAEMLAEALKAWPDLVGFYNAGGANSSLASVLHKHPRGREIFFVGHELTERSAAALREGVMSVVLDQAPEAQARRALDLMLARLGLVSEPVSNDPIRFVTITRENL; the protein is encoded by the coding sequence ATGAAGCCAACATTCCAGAATATCGCGCGCCTTGCCGGCGTCGGAACGGCAACCGTCGAACGGGTCCTGAACGGGCGCGGTGGAGTGCGGCCCGTTCTTGTGGAGAAGGTCACTGCCGCCGCACGAGCGCTCGACTATCCGAAGCGGCTGCCAGACCTCCATCGCGGGATCGTGCGTATTGATGTCCTTCTCATGCGACCGGAAACAACGTTCTACTCCCGACTCGCGAAGGCCTTCGGGCGAATCGCCGCTTTGCTCGATTCGACGATCGCGGTGCATCGCACTTTCTTGGATGAGCACGATCCGCGCGGCATCGCGGCGTGGATCGCAAGACCTGAGGGAAACCGTGCCGGCCTCATCGTCGCTGCACCCGACCAACCGGAGGTCCGGGCCGCGCTTCATTCTGTCGAGGCCGAAGGCGTTCCGATCATCCAGATCGTCACACGCGCAGAAAGCGTCGAGGCGAGCTATGTCGGGATCGACAACTACGCGGCCGGGCGAAGCGCCGGCCTGTTTACCTCGCGCATGCAGTCGCGGAACGGTACGGTCGTCGCACTCTGTCACAGCCAGATATACCAGGTTCACCGCGACCGCATCCGCGGCTTCTCCGACTATTTTTCCGAACATCCGCGCGACGGAATAGAATTCGCCGCCGTTCTTTTTGGGCAGGACGAGGCTATCCGTAGCGCCGAAATGCTGGCAGAGGCGCTCAAGGCCTGGCCGGATCTGGTGGGCTTCTACAATGCCGGCGGCGCCAATTCCTCGCTCGCATCGGTCCTACACAAGCACCCACGCGGCCGGGAGATCTTCTTCGTCGGCCATGAACTCACCGAGCGCAGTGCGGCGGCCTTGCGGGAGGGGGTCATGTCCGTGGTGTTAGACCAGGCGCCGGAGGCTCAGGCGCGCCGCGCGCTCGATCTGATGCTTGCCCGCCTCGGCCTCGTCAGCGAGCCCGTCTCCAATGATCCGATCCGGTTCGTCACGATCACTCGGGAAAATCTCTAA
- a CDS encoding 3-methyl-2-oxobutanoate hydroxymethyltransferase — protein MTRRTTVHDLQSQKGSRKWLQLHVDNAEEAAAAVECGITILSCEPDHNLEGIRSAVPFAFLSVGMPHGAVSSQQEAVRLGFQMLKRGADSIYCSHSPYFIEAMAREGVPVTGHVGLVPNRATWTNFRAIGRTPEEALRVLRAVKDLENAGAAAIEVEVVPVRLAEYITRNTPMITMGMGCGSACDTQYLFSSDVLGTHADHYPRHAKRYADFVALMAELQTKRVEAFRAFAADVASGAYPEAKHQVDMDDAAFERFSTLAQSI, from the coding sequence ATGACAAGACGCACTACGGTCCATGACCTGCAGAGCCAAAAAGGCTCACGCAAGTGGCTCCAGTTGCATGTGGACAATGCCGAGGAAGCGGCGGCGGCGGTGGAGTGCGGGATCACCATCCTGTCCTGCGAGCCCGACCACAATCTCGAAGGCATTCGCTCGGCGGTGCCGTTTGCCTTCCTGTCGGTGGGCATGCCACACGGCGCCGTCTCGTCGCAACAAGAGGCGGTCCGTCTCGGATTCCAGATGCTGAAGCGTGGTGCCGACTCGATCTATTGTTCCCATTCTCCCTATTTCATCGAGGCGATGGCGCGGGAAGGCGTTCCGGTTACCGGCCATGTCGGGCTCGTGCCGAACCGTGCCACATGGACGAATTTCCGAGCGATCGGCAGGACACCCGAGGAGGCGCTCCGTGTGTTGCGCGCGGTAAAGGACCTAGAGAATGCGGGTGCCGCAGCGATCGAGGTCGAAGTGGTGCCGGTCCGGCTCGCCGAGTACATCACCCGCAACACGCCGATGATCACCATGGGCATGGGCTGCGGATCGGCCTGCGACACGCAGTATCTCTTCTCGTCGGACGTGCTTGGCACACATGCGGATCACTATCCCCGCCACGCCAAACGTTACGCCGATTTCGTGGCCCTCATGGCCGAGCTGCAGACAAAACGCGTAGAAGCCTTTCGCGCATTTGCTGCCGATGTTGCCAGCGGCGCCTACCCCGAAGCGAAGCATCAGGTGGACATGGATGACGCCGCCTTCGAACGCTTCTCCACTCTCGCCCAATCGATCTGA
- a CDS encoding sterol desaturase family protein, giving the protein MDDLTFGKRNKRGDWAPDGQIETAPVFTLPPKPLAFLKWLPHYFLPWNVLFAASAVAYWQFVVPETEIMKTLLWTWILRLFVVNCVAVFLFYGAFELRLYVFRAQGNRFKYNGKFPGDNKNSVFLFNSQNADGIIRTFGMALPIWTALEVGILYAYANGLVPWVSFAENPWYLFGIALVMPIFHEAHFFAIHRLIHWAPLYRWIHSVHHNSVNPSPWSSLSMHPVEQLLYFSSALIHVLIPSNPILAIYQLHYSGFGAVVGHLGFDKIELGEEAAIDSHAYTHYLHHKFFEVNYGDGLVPFDKLFGTWHDGTKEGDARMQARYEKRKARANAATTAK; this is encoded by the coding sequence ATGGATGACCTGACCTTTGGCAAACGCAACAAGCGGGGCGATTGGGCTCCCGACGGACAGATAGAGACGGCCCCCGTCTTCACTCTGCCTCCGAAGCCACTCGCTTTCCTGAAATGGCTACCGCACTATTTCCTCCCTTGGAACGTGCTCTTCGCCGCCTCGGCTGTCGCCTACTGGCAGTTTGTCGTGCCGGAAACGGAGATCATGAAAACGCTCCTCTGGACCTGGATCTTGCGGCTCTTCGTGGTCAACTGCGTTGCCGTGTTCTTGTTTTACGGCGCGTTCGAGCTGCGCCTCTATGTCTTTCGTGCCCAGGGAAACCGCTTCAAGTACAATGGCAAGTTTCCCGGCGACAACAAGAACTCGGTCTTCCTCTTCAACAGCCAGAATGCCGACGGCATCATCCGGACCTTCGGCATGGCTCTTCCGATCTGGACGGCACTGGAGGTCGGTATTCTCTATGCCTATGCCAATGGGCTCGTGCCGTGGGTGTCCTTCGCCGAGAACCCCTGGTACCTGTTCGGCATCGCGCTTGTCATGCCGATCTTCCATGAGGCGCATTTCTTCGCGATCCATCGGCTGATTCACTGGGCGCCGCTTTATCGGTGGATCCATTCCGTACACCACAATTCGGTCAATCCATCCCCCTGGTCGTCACTGTCGATGCATCCGGTCGAGCAACTGCTCTATTTCTCGTCGGCTTTGATTCACGTACTCATCCCGTCAAACCCCATCCTTGCGATCTATCAGTTGCACTATTCCGGCTTCGGGGCGGTCGTCGGCCATCTCGGTTTCGACAAGATCGAACTGGGCGAGGAGGCTGCGATCGATAGCCATGCCTATACCCATTACCTGCACCATAAGTTTTTCGAGGTGAACTACGGCGACGGCCTCGTGCCTTTCGACAAGTTGTTCGGCACCTGGCACGACGGGACCAAGGAAGGCGATGCGCGGATGCAGGCACGATATGAAAAGCGTAAGGCCCGCGCCAATGCGGCGACCACCGCGAAGTGA
- a CDS encoding MocE family 2Fe-2S type ferredoxin, with the protein MTNWIPACRLDDIEQEGARRFDHSGRTYALYRSPDDEVFCTDGLCTHEAIHLADGLVMDYEVECPKHSGMFDYRTGEAKRLPACKNLNVYPARIEDGAVLVELPG; encoded by the coding sequence ATGACCAACTGGATTCCCGCCTGCCGCCTCGACGACATCGAACAGGAAGGAGCACGCCGCTTCGACCACTCCGGCCGGACCTATGCGCTCTATCGTTCACCGGACGACGAGGTGTTCTGCACCGACGGACTGTGCACCCATGAGGCGATCCACCTCGCCGATGGACTCGTGATGGACTACGAGGTCGAATGCCCCAAACATTCCGGTATGTTCGATTACCGCACCGGCGAGGCCAAGCGCTTGCCGGCATGCAAGAACCTCAATGTCTACCCGGCGCGCATCGAGGACGGGGCGGTGCTGGTCGAATTGCCGGGCTGA
- a CDS encoding FAD-dependent oxidoreductase: protein MSSFVIVGAGECGARAAFALRERGFDGAITLVGTEPLLPYERPPLSKDAIVAGAGPKFVADAARFEAEGIRTIIGVSVAAIDRAGRSVVLSDGSRLPYDKLLLTTGASARELPAAPCSDGRIRVLRSHADASAIRPHMAEGSHIAIIGGGFIGLELAASARKLGASVTLLEGLPRVLTRGVPAEIAEVVCNRHRGAGVDLLCGIKIAAIEERPSEVRITLEDGRVIAANLLIVGIGSAPNVALADAAGLAIDNGIAVDQHLRTSDSDIFAAGDCCSYPLGLYGGRRIRLESWRNAHEQGELAAANMAGAEAPISSVPWFWSDQYDLTLQIAGLAEGAVTTVRRDLSAEAFILFHLAGDGRLLAASGIGPGNAIARDIRLAEMLIAAGRHPDPAALAAPEIKLKQLLAA, encoded by the coding sequence ATGTCCTCTTTTGTCATCGTGGGCGCCGGGGAGTGCGGCGCACGCGCAGCCTTTGCGCTGCGTGAACGGGGTTTCGACGGCGCTATCACGCTTGTCGGTACGGAACCGCTTTTGCCCTATGAGCGGCCACCACTCTCCAAGGATGCCATCGTTGCGGGCGCCGGGCCGAAGTTCGTTGCCGATGCCGCCCGCTTCGAGGCGGAGGGCATCCGAACAATCATCGGCGTGTCGGTTGCTGCAATCGACCGGGCCGGAAGAAGCGTAGTGCTGTCGGACGGCTCTCGGCTTCCATATGACAAGCTTCTTTTGACGACTGGTGCCAGTGCACGGGAACTGCCGGCGGCGCCGTGTTCGGACGGCCGAATCCGCGTCCTGCGCAGCCATGCCGATGCCTCGGCCATCCGCCCGCATATGGCCGAAGGCAGCCATATCGCGATCATCGGCGGAGGCTTCATCGGCCTCGAGCTTGCCGCTAGCGCCCGAAAACTCGGTGCAAGCGTCACGCTTCTCGAAGGCCTGCCGCGCGTGCTTACCCGCGGCGTCCCGGCCGAAATCGCCGAGGTCGTCTGCAACCGCCATCGCGGCGCGGGCGTGGACCTTCTCTGCGGTATTAAAATAGCCGCCATCGAGGAACGGCCGAGCGAGGTGCGCATCACGTTAGAAGACGGCCGGGTGATTGCGGCCAACCTTCTGATCGTCGGAATCGGCTCGGCGCCGAATGTCGCGCTCGCCGATGCGGCCGGACTTGCCATCGACAACGGCATTGCGGTCGATCAGCATCTGCGCACAAGCGATTCCGATATCTTCGCGGCCGGTGACTGCTGCTCCTATCCGCTTGGTCTTTATGGCGGGCGGCGCATCCGGCTTGAATCCTGGCGCAATGCGCATGAGCAGGGCGAGCTTGCGGCCGCGAACATGGCCGGTGCCGAAGCGCCGATATCTTCCGTTCCATGGTTCTGGTCGGATCAGTACGACTTGACACTGCAGATCGCGGGGCTTGCCGAGGGTGCTGTGACGACGGTTCGACGTGATCTTTCTGCCGAGGCATTCATTCTCTTTCACCTGGCCGGCGATGGCCGCCTGCTTGCCGCAAGCGGCATCGGACCGGGCAATGCGATCGCGCGCGATATCCGGCTCGCCGAGATGCTGATCGCCGCCGGCCGCCATCCCGATCCCGCCGCGCTCGCCGCACCCGAGATCAAGCTGAAACAACTGCTCGCCGCCTGA
- the purU gene encoding formyltetrahydrofolate deformylase, with amino-acid sequence MTSYVLTVSCKSTRGIVAAITGYLAEKGCNIVDSSQFDDLETGLFFMRLSFASQEGITQEELETGFAAVTERFKMKAQFHDSGHRMKVLLMVSRFGHCLNDLLYRWKIGALPIDIVGVVSNHFDYQKVVVNHDIPFHHIPVTKANKAQAEARIMDVVEQTGTELIVLARYMQILSDSMCQKMSGQIINIHHSFLPSFKGANPYKQAYERGVKLIGATAHYVTADLDEGPIIEQDIARITHAQSAEDYVSIGRDVESQVLARAVHAHIHHRTFINGNRTVVFPASPGSYASERMG; translated from the coding sequence ATGACCTCCTATGTGCTTACCGTTTCCTGCAAATCGACCCGCGGCATCGTCGCCGCGATCACCGGCTATCTCGCCGAGAAGGGTTGCAACATCGTCGACAGTTCGCAGTTCGACGACCTCGAAACGGGCCTGTTCTTCATGCGCCTCAGTTTCGCCAGCCAGGAAGGCATCACGCAAGAGGAACTGGAAACGGGCTTCGCCGCCGTCACCGAGCGCTTTAAGATGAAAGCGCAGTTCCACGACAGCGGGCACCGCATGAAGGTGCTTTTGATGGTGTCGCGCTTCGGCCACTGCCTCAACGACCTGCTCTATCGCTGGAAGATCGGCGCGCTGCCGATCGACATCGTCGGCGTCGTCTCCAACCACTTTGACTACCAGAAGGTGGTCGTCAACCACGACATCCCCTTCCACCACATCCCGGTGACCAAGGCCAACAAGGCGCAGGCCGAAGCCCGCATCATGGACGTGGTCGAGCAGACCGGTACCGAACTGATCGTGCTGGCCCGCTACATGCAGATTCTGTCGGATTCCATGTGCCAGAAGATGTCGGGCCAGATCATCAACATCCACCACTCCTTCCTGCCGTCGTTCAAGGGTGCCAACCCGTACAAGCAGGCCTATGAGCGCGGCGTCAAGCTGATCGGTGCGACGGCGCACTACGTCACCGCTGACCTCGATGAAGGCCCGATCATCGAGCAGGATATCGCCCGCATCACCCATGCGCAGTCGGCCGAGGACTATGTCTCGATCGGCCGCGACGTCGAAAGCCAAGTGCTGGCCCGGGCCGTGCACGCCCACATCCACCACCGCACCTTCATCAACGGCAACCGCACCGTCGTCTTCCCGGCAAGCCCGGGCTCCTATGCGTCCGAGCGCATGGGCTGA
- the folD gene encoding bifunctional methylenetetrahydrofolate dehydrogenase/methenyltetrahydrofolate cyclohydrolase FolD — protein sequence MASIIDGRQVATSVIEAVKTASEALQEQTGVKTGLAVVIVGDDPASHAYVSAKSKMAKECGFTSVQHTLPEETTQEELAALVQTLNKDESLHGILVQLPLPKHLNSDPIIQSILPEKDVDGLHVVNAGKVATGDLDGGLVSCTPAGAMVFVKRTHGEDLSGLNAVVIGRSNLFGKPMAALLLAANATVTVAHSRTKDLPGVCRGADILVAAVGRPQMVKADWVKPGATVIDVGINRIAAPERGDGRFRLVGDVAFEECAKVASVITPVPGGVGPMTIAMLMANTVIAAFRSVGMAPPEF from the coding sequence ATGGCATCCATTATTGATGGAAGACAGGTAGCCACTTCAGTCATTGAAGCCGTAAAAACCGCGTCTGAGGCGCTGCAGGAACAGACCGGCGTCAAGACCGGTCTGGCCGTGGTTATCGTTGGCGACGATCCGGCAAGCCATGCCTATGTCTCGGCTAAGAGCAAGATGGCCAAGGAGTGCGGTTTTACCTCGGTGCAGCATACGCTGCCGGAGGAAACGACGCAGGAGGAACTCGCGGCGCTGGTGCAGACCTTGAACAAGGACGAAAGCCTGCACGGTATCCTCGTGCAGCTTCCGCTGCCCAAACATCTCAACTCCGACCCGATCATCCAGTCCATCCTGCCTGAAAAGGACGTCGACGGTCTGCACGTCGTCAATGCCGGCAAGGTCGCGACCGGCGATCTCGATGGCGGTCTCGTCTCCTGCACGCCGGCTGGCGCCATGGTCTTCGTCAAGCGCACGCATGGTGAGGATCTTTCCGGTCTCAACGCTGTCGTCATCGGCCGCTCCAACCTGTTCGGCAAGCCGATGGCGGCACTGCTTTTGGCGGCCAACGCGACGGTGACGGTTGCGCATTCGCGCACCAAGGATCTGCCTGGCGTCTGCCGTGGCGCCGATATCCTCGTTGCCGCCGTCGGACGCCCGCAAATGGTCAAGGCCGATTGGGTCAAGCCCGGCGCGACTGTCATCGATGTCGGCATCAACCGTATTGCCGCTCCCGAACGCGGTGATGGTAGGTTCCGCCTGGTCGGTGATGTCGCCTTCGAGGAATGCGCAAAAGTTGCCAGCGTCATCACGCCGGTTCCAGGTGGCGTCGGCCCGATGACCATCGCCATGCTGATGGCAAACACCGTGATCGCGGCATTTCGTTCAGTCGGTATGGCGCCACCCGAATTCTAG
- a CDS encoding IclR family transcriptional regulator — translation MRESDFVSGFARGLTVIEAFGETRPRLTIAEAAKLTDLDRATVRRCLLTLAELGYADYDGKFFTLTPKVLRLGHAYLSATPLPLLIQPYLDHLSEKAGQSASASVLDGTDVVYIARASQKRVMSINLSPGSRLPAYCASMGRVLLAALPEAEARNILDRSDLKVNTPLTKTDPDVLMEELRRVRAEGYAVIDQELELGLCSIAVPVENDRSRVVAAINIGAPAVHVPAAEMAARYLPLLMEAQKALRLVLR, via the coding sequence ATGCGAGAATCGGATTTTGTCAGTGGTTTTGCCCGAGGACTGACGGTCATCGAAGCCTTTGGAGAAACACGGCCAAGGCTGACTATTGCCGAAGCTGCAAAGCTCACAGACCTCGACCGCGCGACGGTGCGGCGCTGTCTCTTGACGCTCGCCGAGCTCGGCTACGCAGACTACGACGGCAAGTTCTTCACGCTGACGCCGAAGGTCCTGCGGCTCGGACATGCCTACCTGTCCGCCACGCCTCTGCCGCTGTTGATTCAGCCTTACCTCGATCACCTCTCTGAAAAAGCGGGACAAAGCGCATCGGCCTCCGTGCTGGACGGAACCGATGTCGTCTATATCGCCCGCGCCTCGCAGAAGCGCGTCATGTCGATCAACCTGTCGCCAGGCTCGCGTTTGCCGGCCTATTGCGCCTCGATGGGACGCGTCCTTCTGGCAGCCTTGCCGGAAGCGGAAGCGCGCAACATCCTCGATCGCTCGGACCTCAAGGTCAACACGCCGCTGACGAAGACCGATCCGGACGTGCTGATGGAAGAATTGCGCCGTGTCCGTGCCGAAGGTTACGCCGTAATCGACCAGGAACTGGAACTTGGCCTTTGCTCGATCGCCGTCCCGGTCGAAAACGACCGCAGCCGTGTCGTTGCTGCGATCAATATCGGCGCACCTGCCGTCCATGTGCCAGCAGCCGAGATGGCTGCACGTTATCTGCCGCTGTTGATGGAGGCGCAAAAGGCGCTGAGACTGGTGCTGCGGTAG
- a CDS encoding CoA transferase subunit A — protein MARLTSLAEAISENVKDGDTVAMEGFTHLIPYAAGHEVIRQGKKDLFLIRMTPDILYDQLIGAGTARGMKFSWGGNPGVGSLHRFRDAVENQWPRPLEIEEHSHAAMANAYEAGAANLPFAMLRGYIGADLPKVNPNIKQVTCPFTGEVLAAVPAIRPDVTIIHALRADRKGNVLLEGIVGVQKEAVLGAKRSIVTVEEIVDELNPPSPNSVVLPSWAVTNVVEVPGGAFPSYAQGYYPRSNAFYIAWDEIARDRDSFQKWIDENVMKAAPEDFAKHAKKAA, from the coding sequence TTGGCGCGATTGACTTCGCTGGCGGAAGCCATTTCCGAGAATGTGAAAGACGGCGATACGGTCGCCATGGAGGGGTTCACCCATCTGATCCCTTATGCCGCCGGGCATGAGGTGATCCGGCAGGGCAAGAAGGATCTCTTCCTGATCCGTATGACGCCCGACATTCTCTATGACCAGCTGATCGGCGCGGGTACTGCACGCGGCATGAAGTTCTCCTGGGGCGGAAATCCCGGCGTCGGCTCGCTGCATCGTTTTCGCGACGCCGTGGAGAACCAGTGGCCGCGCCCTCTTGAAATCGAAGAACACAGCCATGCGGCGATGGCCAATGCTTACGAGGCAGGTGCGGCCAACCTTCCCTTCGCGATGCTTCGCGGTTATATCGGCGCCGACTTGCCCAAGGTAAACCCGAATATCAAGCAGGTCACCTGCCCCTTCACCGGCGAGGTCCTGGCTGCCGTTCCGGCCATTCGCCCGGACGTGACGATCATCCATGCGCTGCGAGCCGACCGGAAAGGCAATGTGCTGCTCGAGGGTATAGTCGGCGTCCAGAAGGAAGCCGTGCTGGGAGCGAAACGCTCGATCGTCACTGTCGAGGAAATCGTCGATGAATTGAACCCGCCGTCGCCCAATTCCGTCGTCCTGCCGTCCTGGGCGGTAACGAACGTTGTCGAGGTACCCGGCGGCGCCTTCCCGTCCTATGCGCAGGGCTACTACCCGCGGTCCAACGCATTCTACATCGCCTGGGACGAGATCGCCCGCGATCGTGACAGCTTCCAGAAATGGATTGACGAAAACGTCATGAAGGCCGCTCCGGAAGACTTTGCCAAGCATGCGAAGAAAGCTGCGTGA
- a CDS encoding CoA-transferase subunit beta, which yields MSDFTPTEMMTIAAARALTNDDVCFVGIGAPSAACNVARLTHAPDITLIYESGTVGTKPDVLPLSIGDGELCDTALFTVSVPEMFRYWLQGGRITTGFLGGAQIDRFANLNTTVVGPYEQPKVRLPGGGGAPEIASNCGQIFITMALSKRGFVDKLNFITSMGHGEGGNHRERLGMKTKGPTRVITDLCILEPDPVTKELTVVSIHKGVTREQIVENCGWPIKFADQVIETPVPTETELETLRDINARTKKAHQGDKEAA from the coding sequence ATGAGTGATTTCACCCCCACCGAAATGATGACCATCGCCGCTGCCCGCGCGCTCACCAATGACGACGTCTGCTTCGTCGGTATTGGCGCGCCCTCGGCCGCCTGTAACGTCGCCCGCCTCACCCATGCGCCGGATATCACGCTGATCTACGAAAGCGGCACGGTCGGGACGAAGCCGGATGTGCTGCCACTGTCGATCGGTGACGGCGAACTGTGCGACACCGCCCTCTTCACGGTCTCGGTGCCCGAGATGTTCCGCTACTGGCTGCAGGGCGGACGCATCACCACCGGCTTCCTCGGCGGCGCCCAGATCGACAGGTTCGCCAACCTCAACACTACGGTGGTCGGTCCCTATGAGCAGCCGAAGGTCCGCCTGCCCGGCGGCGGCGGTGCGCCGGAGATCGCCAGCAATTGTGGCCAGATCTTCATCACCATGGCACTCTCCAAACGCGGTTTCGTCGACAAGCTGAATTTCATCACCTCGATGGGACACGGTGAAGGCGGCAACCACCGCGAACGGCTGGGCATGAAGACCAAGGGCCCGACCCGCGTCATCACCGATCTCTGCATCCTGGAACCTGATCCCGTCACCAAGGAGTTGACTGTCGTCTCGATCCATAAGGGCGTGACGCGCGAGCAGATCGTCGAGAATTGCGGCTGGCCTATCAAGTTCGCAGATCAGGTAATCGAGACGCCCGTACCGACCGAGACCGAGCTGGAGACGTTGCGCGACATCAACGCCCGCACGAAGAAGGCCCATCAGGGCGATAAGGAGGCTGCGTGA
- the pcaF gene encoding 3-oxoadipyl-CoA thiolase, with product MAEAYICDYIRTPIGRFGGALSSVRADDLGAVPLRALMERNASVDWQAIDDVVFGCANQAGEDNRNVARMSLLLAGLPLEVSGTTINRLCGSGMDAVIAAARAIRAGEAELMIAGGVESMSRAPFVMPKAESAFSRSAEIHDTTIGWRFVNPLMKKQYGVDSMPETGENVAEDYKVSREDQDAFAVRSQNKAAAAQESGRLGQEITSVTIPQRKGDAVVVDKDEHPRATTIEVLAKLKAPFREGGSVTAGNASGVNDGAAALIIASEAAAKKYGLTPIARIMGGAAAGVPPRIMGIGPVPASRKLMARLGLQAKDFDVIELNEAFASQGLAVLRELGIAGDDPRVNRNGGAIALGHPLGMSGARITGTAALELNLRGGRYSLSTMCIGVGQGIAVALERV from the coding sequence ATGGCTGAAGCCTATATCTGCGACTATATCCGCACCCCGATCGGCCGCTTCGGCGGCGCGCTGTCGTCCGTTCGTGCCGACGATCTCGGTGCTGTCCCGTTGCGGGCGCTGATGGAGCGCAATGCTTCCGTCGATTGGCAGGCCATCGATGACGTGGTCTTCGGCTGCGCCAACCAGGCCGGCGAAGACAATCGCAACGTCGCCCGCATGTCGCTGCTGCTCGCGGGCCTGCCACTCGAAGTCTCCGGTACGACGATCAATCGGCTCTGCGGCTCGGGCATGGACGCCGTCATCGCAGCCGCACGCGCCATTCGCGCGGGCGAGGCGGAGCTGATGATCGCCGGTGGCGTCGAGAGCATGTCGCGCGCACCCTTTGTCATGCCCAAGGCGGAAAGCGCCTTTTCCCGCTCCGCCGAAATCCATGACACCACCATCGGCTGGCGTTTCGTCAACCCGCTGATGAAGAAGCAATACGGTGTCGATTCCATGCCTGAAACCGGCGAGAACGTTGCCGAGGATTACAAGGTCAGCCGTGAGGATCAGGATGCCTTTGCCGTCCGCTCGCAGAACAAGGCGGCAGCCGCACAGGAAAGCGGACGGTTGGGGCAGGAGATTACCTCCGTCACGATCCCACAGCGCAAGGGCGATGCTGTCGTCGTCGACAAGGACGAGCATCCGCGCGCAACCACGATTGAGGTGCTCGCCAAGCTCAAGGCGCCGTTCCGTGAAGGCGGGTCGGTCACCGCGGGCAATGCCTCCGGCGTCAATGACGGTGCCGCCGCGCTCATCATCGCCTCCGAAGCCGCAGCGAAGAAATATGGCCTGACGCCGATTGCGCGCATCATGGGTGGCGCGGCGGCCGGCGTGCCGCCGCGTATCATGGGCATCGGTCCCGTTCCGGCGTCGCGCAAACTGATGGCGCGGCTCGGACTGCAGGCGAAGGATTTCGATGTCATCGAACTCAACGAAGCTTTCGCGTCCCAGGGGCTGGCCGTGCTGCGCGAGCTTGGCATCGCCGGCGACGATCCGCGTGTCAATCGCAACGGCGGCGCCATCGCTCTTGGCCATCCGCTCGGCATGTCCGGCGCCCGGATCACCGGCACGGCGGCGCTCGAACTTAACCTGAGAGGCGGCCGCTATTCGCTGTCGACCATGTGCATCGGGGTAGGGCAGGGCATTGCGGTTGCGCTGGAGCGCGTGTGA